A window from Saccharomyces eubayanus strain FM1318 chromosome XIV, whole genome shotgun sequence encodes these proteins:
- the PHA2 gene encoding prephenate dehydratase PHA2, with the protein MNGKNLKVIFLGPKGTYSHQAALQQFQSIPNVDYLPTASIPQCFDKLERNASIDYSVVPLENSTNGQVVFSYDLLRDRMIQKVLSSTTSAENNRITPDIEVIAEQYVSITHCLISPIELSNGIESFGKFQEVKIYSHPQVWGQVDSYLKSLAEKFPQVTFSRSDCSSTSESVNQCMQSQIDNHDNILHVAIASETAARLYKAQVIEHSINDKLGNTTRFLVLRRRRDTRLNEVGDTKLPQVNLLTFTTRQDDPGSLVDVLNVLKIHSLNMCSINSRPFNLSDGDRNWRYLFFIEYYTDKNAPNHNEQFYKDIGGKCKHWCLWGTFPRSEMYYYK; encoded by the coding sequence ATGAACgggaagaatttgaaggtTATTTTTCTAGGTCCTAAAGGTACATATTCTCATCAAGCTGCACTGCAACAATTTCAATCCATACCTAATGTCGATTATTTGCCAACAGCGTCCATACCTCAATGCTTTGATAAATTAGAGAGAAATGCAAGCATAGATTACTCAGTTGTACCATTGGAGAACTCTACCAACGGACAAGTGGTTTTTTCCTATGATCTGTTGCGGGATAGGATGATTCAGAAAGTTTTATCTTCAACTACCTCAGcagaaaataatagaatCACACCAGATATAGAGGTTATAGCAGAACAGTACGTGTCTATAACCCATTGTTTAATCAGTCCCATCGAATTGTCCAATGGTATTGAATCATTTGGtaaatttcaagaagtaaaaatatattcGCACCCACAAGTTTGGGGTCAAGTCGATAGTTACTTGAAATCTTTGGCAGAGAAATTTCCACAAGTCACATTTAGCAGATCTGATTGTTCTTCGACGTCTGAATCGGTAAATCAATGTATGCAGTCACAGATCGACAATCACGACAACATTTTGCATGTAGCCATTGCTAGTGAAACAGCGGCTCGTTTATATAAAGCCCAAGTCATCGAACACTCAATCAATGATAAGCTGGGAAACACAACTAGATTTTTGGTCTTAAGGAGGCGGAGAGACACACGTCTCAATGAAGTTGGGGACACTAAATTACCACAGGTCAATCTGTTAACTTTTACTACCCGTCAAGATGATCCTGGTTCTTTAGTGGACGTTTTAAATGTACTAAAGATTCATTCGCTTAACATGTGCTCTATAAACTCTAGACCGTTTAATTTAAGCGATGGTGATAGAAACTGGcgatatttgttttttattgaataCTACACTGATAAGAACGCCCCAAACCATAACGAACAATTTTATAAAGATATCGGCGGAAAATGTAAACATTGGTGCCTCTGGGGTACATTCCCTAGAAGTGAGATGTATTACTATAAATGA
- the ATP11 gene encoding Atp11p: MWRLTSIARANIHTCNRFLPVSNKSIGTLSVFRFYSSSLEERYKDKLLQEAQKQGFNSIEQLKDHLKEDLESRKHKFNSIDPLKELEDYQQRTQMANNNSKNMMTKSKGPLDPNAPKVPFKTLDSFLDVTKIEDLSKQEVEFLWRARWAEKDNALCAVIPVAIYDRMMANAKNNPMFVLPLPRQSLSEDGKTAGEQGMELHYIQWQFVGPQTTHCMMTSLAEYKLHQEFARPHTTFQFHSDLVKDKGVVCMNGQVEPDTNVNVQDAQLLLLNVQRFYGAMGEETPAAKQRVQLLRDFSKGSPQFSVEKLISLSQSMES, encoded by the coding sequence ATGTGGAGACTGACGAGTATAGCCCGTGCTAATATTCATACTTGTAATCGGTTTTTGCCTGTGTCCAACAAATCGATTGGAACACTTTCtgtttttcgtttttattcTTCCAGTCTAGAAGAGAGGTACAAGGACAAATTATTACAAGAAGCTCAGAAACAAGGATTCAACAGCATCGAACAGTTGAAGGACCATTTGAAAGAGGATTTGGAATCTAGAAAGCACAAATTCAATAGTATTGATCCTTTGAAGGAACTGGAAGACTATCAACAAAGAACTCAAATGGCAAATAATAATTCCAAGAATATGATGACCAAATCAAAAGGCCCTCTCGATCCCAATGCTCCTAAAGTTCCATTCAAAACATTAGACTCCTTTTTAGACGTGACCAAGATTGAAGATCTGTCAAAACAGGAGGTCGAGTTTCTTTGGAGAGCAAGATGGGCAGAGAAGGATAACGCGTTATGTGCTGTAATTCCTGTCGCCATTTATGATAGAATGATGGCCAATGCCAAGAACAACCCCATGTTTGTCCTTCCACTACCTAGGCAATCTCTGTCTGAAGACGGAAAAACTGCTGGAGAACAAGGAATGGAACTACACTATATACAATGGCAGTTTGTTGGGCCTCAGACAACACATTGTATGATGACCTCCCTGGCAGAATACAAGCTACATCAGGAGTTTGCAAGACCGCACACTACCTTTCAGTTTCATTCGGATTTAGTTAAGGATAAAGGAGTGGTTTGCATGAATGGGCAAGTGGAACCGGATACAAACGTCAATGTACAAGACGCACAATTGCTATTATTAAACGTTCAAAGGTTTTATGGCGCTATGGGCGAAGAAACGCCAGCTGCTAAACAAAGAGTCCAATTGTTAAGAGACTTTTCCAAAGGCTCTCCTCAATTCAGTGTTGAGAAGTTGATTTCACTGTCCCAATCTATGGAAAGTTAA
- the DAL82 gene encoding Dal82p, with protein MDESVDPVELLLRLLIRHKPHLKPYAYRQDSWQRVLDEYNRQTGSRYRQSRTLKTKFRRLKELYGADRAQFSLSQLKLMGALLDETPEHTKSKTKLDNESSSSSSSPSFTKGHSGPDPFQQLSSTEHPNTNGSDDEHEHSGSQPLPLDSITIGIPPTLHTIPISLSKNGDDMKADNSPKTSKNINRFNETVLPPQMVDGQAWSDSNMELEICLDYLHNELEMIKKRQQDFECKVLNKLNIIEVLLSQMRPPNQGDSL; from the coding sequence ATGGATGAATCAGTGGATCCTGTGGAGCTGCTGCTGCGATTGCTGATACGGCACAAACCGCATCTCAAACCGTATGCCTACAGGCAAGATAGCTGGCAGCGAGTGCTCGATGAGTACAACCGGCAGACTGGTTCAAGGTACAGACAATCGAGGACGTTAAAGACCAAGTTTCGTCGACTGAAGGAGCTCTATGGTGCAGATCGGGCACAATTTTCACTTTCTCAGCTCAAGCTGATGGGGGCACTTTTAGATGAGACACCAGAGCatacaaaatcaaaaaccaAACTGGACAATgaatcatcttcatcttcttcttcaccatcTTTTACTAAAGGTCATTCAGGGCCCGATCCGTTTCAACAGTTATCATCAACCGAACATCCAAATACTAACGGTTCTGATGATGAGCATGAACACTCGGGATCACAACCACTACCCCTGGATTCGATAACCATTGGGATTCCGCCCACTCTTCACACAATCCCTATTAGCCTGTCTAAAAATGGCGATGACATGAAAGCTGATAACAGTCCCAAGACgagtaaaaatataaacagGTTCAATGAGACAGTGCTGCCTCCACAAATGGTGGATGGGCAGGCGTGGTCTGATTCTAACATGGAGCTGGAAATATGTCTAGACTATCTCCATAACGAACTtgaaatgataaagaaaagacaacaGGATTTCGAATGCAAAGTGCTAAATAAGCTCAACATAATTGAAGTTCTTCTTTCGCAGATGCGGCCACCGAACCAAGGAGACAGTTTATAA